The proteins below are encoded in one region of Deltaproteobacteria bacterium:
- a CDS encoding aspartate/glutamate racemase family protein, translating into MEDGYYQRGLEKFGLRVETPYEEDRVRIQQIQSQLARGIMAKEFRSFLAALIEKHAGLVDAVVLACTELPLAVHQKDCRIPILNPTEQQCREAFEFATGISAA; encoded by the coding sequence ATGGAGGACGGCTATTACCAACGAGGTCTTGAAAAATTCGGTCTCCGAGTCGAGACACCATACGAGGAAGACCGCGTCAGAATCCAGCAAATTCAATCCCAATTGGCGCGAGGTATCATGGCGAAGGAGTTTCGAAGCTTCCTGGCCGCACTCATCGAGAAACATGCGGGCTTAGTCGATGCCGTTGTCTTGGCGTGCACCGAACTGCCCTTGGCCGTTCATCAAAAGGACTGCCGCATTCCGATCCTTAACCCCACTGAACAGCAGTGCAGAGAGGCCTTTGAGTTCGCGACCGGTATATCCGCAGCATAA
- a CDS encoding MFS transporter: MPRTLRRTVWVNSTYFAEGFPFMIVRYMTGVFLTDLGVRELYLGFVNFFGIPWNLKFLWAPLLDYYGTKRRWLLALELLIGLGLTAIVVTVFLGIDPATARPWWPPQQALSCVIFIVAGLAFLSATHDIAIDGYYLVTLTDPADQAGYTGDRVLAYRLAVVFVKSVLVAAAAFLGWRYSWLGAALTMFLLFFLHRALLADTETARVRTATGLRDVAGHFLSAFRTYFAQPRVAIMLIFIIAYKLGDEIMFSMNTPFLLRELGLTKVQLSWVAGILGTIGTIAGSLIGARWISRVGLQRAIWPLTLLMNVNIWAYIALAYWKPDPATTAGVALIAAIHMYEQWAAGLGNAVLMIYLMRTCHADFKAGHYAVGSAIMSLGSTLFGGFGGALVEHVGYVGLYLIGFVAALPGMALIPWIPHLREEQRQA, translated from the coding sequence ATGCCCCGTACACTGCGCCGCACGGTTTGGGTCAACTCCACCTACTTTGCCGAAGGGTTCCCGTTCATGATCGTCCGGTATATGACCGGCGTCTTCCTGACCGACTTAGGTGTGCGGGAACTCTACCTCGGCTTCGTCAATTTCTTCGGCATCCCATGGAATCTGAAATTCCTTTGGGCCCCGCTGCTCGATTATTACGGCACCAAACGCCGCTGGCTGCTCGCATTGGAATTGTTGATCGGCCTCGGTCTCACGGCCATCGTCGTCACCGTGTTCCTCGGCATCGACCCGGCCACGGCACGTCCGTGGTGGCCCCCGCAGCAGGCGTTATCATGCGTGATCTTCATCGTCGCCGGACTCGCGTTCTTAAGCGCCACGCACGACATTGCGATCGACGGCTATTACCTGGTCACGCTGACCGATCCGGCCGACCAAGCGGGCTACACCGGCGATCGCGTGCTGGCCTATCGCCTCGCCGTCGTGTTTGTGAAGAGCGTGCTCGTCGCCGCCGCGGCCTTCCTCGGTTGGCGCTACAGTTGGCTCGGTGCCGCGCTCACCATGTTCCTGCTTTTTTTCCTGCACCGCGCACTGCTGGCCGACACCGAAACCGCGCGTGTCCGCACGGCGACTGGCTTGCGCGATGTCGCCGGACATTTTCTCAGCGCGTTCCGCACCTACTTCGCCCAACCGCGTGTCGCCATCATGCTCATCTTCATCATCGCGTACAAACTCGGCGACGAAATCATGTTCTCGATGAACACCCCGTTCCTACTGCGCGAACTCGGCCTCACAAAGGTACAACTCTCGTGGGTCGCGGGCATTTTAGGAACCATCGGCACCATCGCCGGATCCCTGATCGGTGCCCGCTGGATCTCACGCGTCGGCCTCCAGCGCGCCATTTGGCCGCTGACGCTGCTAATGAACGTGAACATTTGGGCGTACATCGCGCTCGCCTATTGGAAACCCGATCCCGCTACCACCGCCGGCGTCGCACTGATCGCCGCGATCCATATGTACGAACAATGGGCCGCCGGGCTCGGCAACGCCGTGCTGATGATCTACTTAATGCGCACCTGCCACGCCGACTTCAAGGCAGGCCACTATGCCGTCGGCTCCGCGATCATGTCGCTCGGCAGCACGTTATTCGGCGGCTTCGGCGGGGCACTAGTCGAACATGTCGGCTACGTCGGCCTCTACCTGATCGGCTTCGTCGCCGCCCTCCCCGGCATGGCCCTGATCCCCTGGATTCCTCATTTGCGGGAAGAGCAGAGGCAGGCATAA
- a CDS encoding ATP-binding protein, whose amino-acid sequence MSDENAIKVVLREWSYWERSPAATIPRHVLDQPVHIQPDLALVVQGVRRCGKSVLLAQIMQQAAMDPHDCFFINFEDPRLSDRLDYRLCDSILQYAATHRRNRRCVFFFDEIQNVQDWQKWLHTRLERPTRHCFVITGSNAALLSGELASALTGRHTTIELFPFDWVEYRRARPAASFETYLSDGGFPRALTYEEPAALLREYFMDILERDVRRHVAARSTILLTQLVKTIYESTGSEVSLRNLARQLDTTADTIRTYLDACEAAYILVPCPYFTFSERQRAVRNKKYYPIDLGLRQAVITRTGADRGKALETVVFQHLRRRYGQVYYWRQRGEVDFIVQDGSSISPYQVSWDGALPRHVAAAEEFRSAFPQAESMQCISRATVEEWLSRDD is encoded by the coding sequence ATGTCTGACGAAAATGCCATTAAAGTTGTGCTGCGGGAGTGGAGTTATTGGGAACGATCGCCTGCAGCCACGATACCGCGCCATGTCTTGGATCAACCAGTCCATATCCAACCCGATCTGGCCCTTGTGGTCCAAGGAGTACGGCGCTGCGGGAAATCGGTCCTGCTTGCGCAGATCATGCAGCAGGCGGCGATGGATCCGCATGACTGCTTCTTCATCAATTTCGAAGATCCGCGTCTCAGTGATCGATTGGATTACCGTCTCTGCGATAGCATTCTGCAGTATGCCGCGACCCATCGCCGGAATCGGCGGTGCGTCTTCTTCTTCGACGAGATCCAAAACGTGCAAGACTGGCAGAAATGGCTGCATACGAGGCTCGAACGACCGACTCGTCATTGCTTTGTCATCACCGGGTCGAACGCCGCCCTGCTCTCTGGCGAACTGGCCAGTGCGCTGACCGGGCGCCACACGACGATCGAACTGTTCCCCTTCGATTGGGTCGAATATCGACGCGCCCGGCCGGCGGCTTCGTTCGAGACCTATCTCTCAGACGGAGGATTTCCGCGCGCGCTGACCTATGAAGAGCCGGCCGCGCTGTTGCGCGAGTATTTCATGGATATCCTCGAGCGGGACGTTCGTCGCCATGTTGCCGCGCGGTCGACGATCTTGCTGACGCAATTGGTGAAGACGATTTACGAGAGTACGGGGTCGGAAGTGAGCCTGCGCAACTTGGCCCGCCAATTAGACACGACCGCCGATACGATTCGCACGTATTTGGATGCCTGCGAGGCGGCCTATATCCTGGTCCCCTGCCCGTACTTTACGTTTTCTGAGCGGCAGCGGGCCGTGCGGAACAAGAAATACTATCCAATCGATCTTGGCTTGCGACAGGCCGTGATCACACGCACTGGAGCAGATCGCGGGAAGGCGTTGGAGACGGTCGTGTTTCAACATCTGCGGCGTCGCTATGGTCAGGTATATTATTGGCGGCAACGTGGCGAAGTCGATTTTATCGTGCAGGATGGCTCCTCGATCTCACCCTACCAAGTCAGTTGGGACGGTGCCCTCCCGCGACATGTCGCGGCGGCGGAAGAGTTTCGTTCCGCATTTCCCCAGGCCGAGTCGATGCAGTGCATCTCACGGGCTACAGTGGAAGAGTGGTTGAGCCGGGACGACTAA
- a CDS encoding DUF2029 domain-containing protein: MNRMVRYGWMIVVALAGAVFVTWLRAAWVGTVKVDDVVLTASQRLVIGGGLGAAFALAGWAYWQALQSEHSITIKSLLPLTLLLHGVAAGALPCTSNDLFSNLAYARMLHVGLDPYLAGPSALGAADPFGQWVGAIWWHRPMVYGPAWAALLRLLGAVRDPWVALWVFKGMSWFAACGIVALSYRYCVRLSNPADGVWRFILVVWNPVLLWEVTAQAHNDGVVALVVLVGLLAAWRGRAWAALALWGVASAIKPVLLPLLGLYGCWRLRERDWSAIAMLGIGGGAVWLAVVWWGAGAQGWFAAQGIMWQDRHFVAFSLPHLVHLLTWSCGIGTQTMLHAVVVAAQWCGMWLLAADCLRQTRSFAQVIHSTLLFLLLSLLLLMPWFQHWYLVWLLPLALMVPRWDLARLVAALSIVAVLQYASILALPRAVPTVVSVLTLNGVGLWWWWRVRGWRLSSRETA, from the coding sequence ATGAACCGGATGGTGCGCTATGGGTGGATGATTGTCGTCGCGTTGGCCGGAGCGGTGTTCGTGACCTGGTTGCGGGCCGCGTGGGTCGGGACCGTGAAAGTGGATGACGTCGTGCTGACGGCGTCGCAACGCTTGGTGATCGGGGGCGGCCTGGGGGCCGCGTTCGCGTTGGCGGGGTGGGCGTATTGGCAGGCATTACAGTCCGAGCACTCCATCACAATAAAGTCCCTATTGCCGTTGACGCTGTTGTTGCATGGCGTCGCGGCGGGCGCGCTCCCATGCACCTCGAATGATCTCTTTTCCAACTTGGCGTATGCCCGCATGCTGCACGTCGGCCTCGACCCCTATCTCGCGGGACCGAGCGCATTAGGCGCTGCGGACCCGTTCGGCCAATGGGTTGGCGCGATCTGGTGGCATCGGCCGATGGTCTATGGGCCGGCCTGGGCCGCGCTGCTGCGCCTGCTGGGCGCGGTGCGCGATCCGTGGGTGGCGTTGTGGGTCTTCAAGGGCATGAGTTGGTTCGCTGCCTGTGGCATCGTGGCGTTGTCGTATCGCTACTGTGTCCGCTTGTCGAATCCCGCAGACGGCGTGTGGCGCTTTATCTTAGTGGTGTGGAATCCGGTGCTGCTCTGGGAGGTGACGGCGCAGGCGCACAACGACGGTGTGGTAGCCCTCGTGGTGCTGGTCGGCCTGCTGGCTGCATGGCGCGGCCGTGCCTGGGCGGCACTTGCGTTGTGGGGTGTCGCAAGCGCGATCAAGCCGGTGCTGCTGCCGCTACTCGGCCTCTACGGTTGCTGGCGCCTGCGGGAGCGCGATTGGTCGGCCATCGCGATGTTGGGCATCGGCGGCGGCGCGGTGTGGCTGGCCGTGGTGTGGTGGGGGGCGGGCGCGCAGGGTTGGTTCGCGGCGCAGGGGATCATGTGGCAGGATCGCCACTTCGTGGCCTTTTCGCTGCCGCATTTGGTGCACTTGTTGACTTGGTCGTGCGGGATTGGCACGCAAACCATGCTGCATGCGGTGGTCGTGGCGGCCCAATGGTGCGGGATGTGGCTGCTGGCGGCGGATTGTCTGCGGCAGACGCGGTCGTTCGCGCAGGTCATTCACTCGACGCTGCTCTTTTTACTCCTCTCGCTGTTGCTGCTGATGCCCTGGTTTCAACATTGGTATCTGGTGTGGCTGCTCCCGCTTGCGCTCATGGTGCCGCGTTGGGATTTGGCCCGCCTCGTCGCTGCGCTCTCGATCGTCGCGGTGTTGCAATACGCCTCGATCCTCGCGCTCCCGCGCGCAGTGCCGACCGTCGTGAGTGTGCTCACGCTGAATGGCGTGGGCCTCTGGTGGTGGTGG
- a CDS encoding ATP-binding protein has product MAYFTRILDLRQETRTKSLFLFGPRQTGKTSLLRALFPESPLYNLLLADVFLRISQRPQIIREELTAYRHTLRQPIVIDEIQKLPILLDEVQYMIDEYGWRFILTGSSARKLKRGAANLLGGRLRMRHLFPLVSAEIPHYDLLRFLNYGALPPIYTATEPEEDLAAYIGTYLQEEIQAEGAVRKIENFSRFLQVAALTNGTLLNFSSIASDAGVPARTVVEYYSLLQDTLVGALLEPYTRTKRRKAIATAKFYFFDIGVSHHLAGRQHIRPRTELFGNALEHFLFTELRAYLAYRRDRRPLHFWRSASGYEVDFLVGDDVAIEVKGTANIVERHLTGLQALTEEIRMKKKIVVAMVPLPRVIQGIHILPVATFLEQLWSDQY; this is encoded by the coding sequence ATGGCGTATTTTACACGAATTCTTGATCTGCGGCAGGAAACGAGAACGAAGAGCCTCTTTCTCTTCGGACCCCGGCAGACCGGCAAGACCTCGCTGCTCCGGGCTTTATTCCCCGAGTCGCCGCTGTACAATTTGTTGTTGGCCGACGTGTTCTTGCGAATCAGTCAGCGGCCGCAGATCATTCGAGAGGAGTTGACGGCGTACAGACACACGCTCCGACAACCGATCGTGATCGATGAGATCCAGAAACTGCCGATCCTGTTGGATGAAGTCCAGTACATGATTGACGAATATGGCTGGCGGTTCATTCTGACGGGGAGCAGTGCACGAAAACTGAAGCGTGGCGCGGCGAATCTGCTCGGCGGTCGTTTGCGCATGCGGCATTTATTCCCACTCGTGTCGGCGGAAATTCCCCATTACGATCTACTCCGTTTCCTCAATTATGGGGCGCTCCCCCCGATTTACACGGCGACGGAACCTGAGGAAGATCTCGCGGCATATATCGGGACCTATTTGCAAGAGGAGATTCAGGCAGAAGGCGCCGTCAGAAAAATCGAAAACTTTTCTCGATTCCTCCAGGTGGCGGCATTGACGAATGGCACCTTACTGAATTTTTCGAGCATCGCGTCCGATGCCGGCGTGCCGGCGCGGACGGTAGTAGAATATTATTCCCTGTTGCAAGACACACTCGTGGGGGCGTTGCTGGAGCCCTATACCCGGACGAAACGGCGGAAGGCGATTGCCACGGCGAAGTTTTATTTTTTCGATATCGGGGTCAGTCACCATTTGGCGGGCCGGCAGCACATTCGTCCTCGGACGGAGTTGTTCGGAAATGCGCTGGAGCACTTCCTCTTCACAGAATTACGCGCCTACCTGGCGTATCGCCGCGATCGGCGTCCGTTGCATTTCTGGCGCTCGGCGTCTGGCTACGAAGTTGATTTTCTCGTCGGCGATGACGTAGCAATTGAGGTGAAGGGGACTGCGAATATCGTTGAGCGCCATCTGACTGGGCTCCAGGCATTAACGGAAGAAATTCGCATGAAGAAAAAAATCGTAGTCGCCATGGTGCCACTCCCCCGCGTGATCCAAGGCATCCACATCCTGCCGGTCGCCACGTTCCTCGAACAACTCTGGAGCGATCAGTATTGA
- a CDS encoding glycosyltransferase family 39 protein has product MTWAWCIQAGFVVAIAVYWLAALWAAPFDPNYTSSELYDWLVAWVHGTSLYQAPLAPPYRVVNYPPGFAWLARVGLAAGLSPLWAGRAASGVGLAVVLGLLWRWGRAVGLTRGAAWALLGVLGSSFYVLFSLGQAQLQWPAVACSLAGMYLLRAPQQRRQVAAAGCLLTLACFIKQTQCLSALIGLLWVWRRYRPWLQTYVVAAVVTALSGAALLTLVWGGEVWRHTVSWAVGSPSLVQCLQTLYENLLPWSGWCGLGIWLASRRPAARQDLRWWYFAGSSVWWLASVRQGIAGPNFLEWSCATLLWVWPQVRNPDVVCRAVWARRSLCGLLVVQLLAADVIVVGRIVYSAERLRRDVAQLPALCAVLPSAPGLIVTEDVAVVRQCGREPASYPFIMANLARRGLWDETAFVTMLRAGAFPALLLPFAPPTAARWVQAQRWTEAMRLAMAEGYRLHATIGRWYLLVPRARDLDAVAVP; this is encoded by the coding sequence ATGACGTGGGCCTGGTGTATCCAGGCCGGATTCGTGGTGGCGATTGCAGTCTATTGGCTGGCGGCACTCTGGGCCGCTCCGTTCGATCCTAATTACACCAGCAGTGAACTCTATGATTGGCTCGTGGCGTGGGTGCACGGCACGTCGTTGTATCAGGCGCCGCTTGCACCGCCGTATCGGGTTGTCAATTATCCGCCCGGCTTTGCCTGGCTCGCGCGCGTGGGGCTCGCGGCCGGGTTGTCGCCGTTGTGGGCGGGACGTGCGGCCTCCGGGGTCGGACTGGCAGTCGTGCTCGGGCTGTTGTGGCGTTGGGGGCGCGCGGTCGGCCTCACGCGCGGCGCGGCGTGGGCGTTGCTCGGCGTGCTCGGATCGAGTTTCTACGTCCTCTTCTCGTTGGGACAGGCGCAATTGCAGTGGCCGGCGGTGGCGTGCAGTCTGGCGGGCATGTATTTGCTGCGTGCGCCGCAGCAACGTCGGCAAGTTGCCGCAGCGGGTTGTCTGCTGACACTGGCTTGTTTCATCAAACAGACGCAGTGTCTTTCCGCATTGATTGGGTTGCTCTGGGTGTGGCGCCGCTATCGACCGTGGTTGCAGACGTACGTCGTCGCGGCGGTCGTGACCGCGCTGAGTGGGGCTGCGCTGCTGACGTTGGTGTGGGGTGGTGAGGTGTGGCGTCATACGGTGTCTTGGGCGGTGGGGAGCCCGTCGTTGGTGCAATGTCTGCAGACGTTGTACGAAAATTTGCTCCCTTGGAGTGGGTGGTGCGGATTGGGCATCTGGTTGGCTTCGCGTAGGCCGGCAGCACGGCAGGACTTGCGTTGGTGGTATTTTGCCGGGAGCTCGGTCTGGTGGTTGGCGAGCGTGCGCCAAGGGATTGCCGGACCGAATTTCCTGGAGTGGTCGTGTGCGACGCTGCTGTGGGTGTGGCCGCAAGTGCGGAATCCGGATGTTGTGTGTCGAGCGGTGTGGGCGCGCAGGAGTTTGTGCGGATTGTTGGTCGTGCAATTACTTGCGGCCGATGTGATCGTCGTCGGACGGATCGTCTATTCGGCGGAGCGATTGCGCAGGGATGTGGCGCAGCTTCCCGCGTTGTGTGCGGTGCTGCCGTCCGCGCCGGGATTGATTGTGACCGAAGACGTCGCGGTGGTGCGCCAGTGCGGACGTGAACCGGCGAGCTATCCGTTCATCATGGCCAATTTGGCGCGTCGCGGTCTGTGGGATGAAACCGCGTTTGTGACGATGTTGCGCGCCGGGGCCTTCCCGGCGCTGTTGCTTCCGTTTGCCCCGCCGACCGCGGCGCGTTGGGTGCAGGCGCAACGCTGGACGGAGGCGATGCGACTGGCGATGGCCGAGGGCTATCGGCTGCACGCGACCATCGGGCGCTGGTACTTGTTGGTGCCACGCGCGCGCGATCTTGATGCCGTGGCGGTGCCATGA
- a CDS encoding polyprenol monophosphomannose synthase, producing the protein MAERDGECKAYNVETFSLLASSARLSYPGAVMGVTTSAVEDLYYSEAAAPAIHVAGASVRRTLVVLPTFNEAGNLVALCEAILQDAPEVDILIVDDNSPDGTGALAKRLQAQCPGRVWAEVRETRSGRGDAVWYGLQFARTRGYAFGMEMDADFSHHPQAISQFLAAADDADLVIGSRHLPGGGVVGWSWRRRAVHRLASWFSDVVLGTPTTDHTNGFRLYRLSCLDSVALNGVAVRGFVGQTLRAYLFHRRGHRIREVPVVFYERRYGASKMSLREAIDGVWTLLWYRLRHHRE; encoded by the coding sequence ATGGCCGAGCGCGACGGAGAGTGCAAGGCCTACAACGTTGAAACTTTTTCTCTACTTGCGTCGTCTGCGCGGCTGTCGTATCCGGGCGCGGTTATGGGTGTGACGACGAGTGCGGTAGAAGATCTCTATTATTCCGAGGCGGCGGCGCCAGCGATTCATGTGGCCGGGGCATCGGTGCGGCGTACGTTGGTAGTGCTGCCGACGTTCAACGAGGCCGGGAATTTGGTCGCGTTGTGCGAGGCGATTTTGCAGGACGCGCCGGAAGTCGACATCCTGATTGTTGATGACAACTCTCCGGATGGGACCGGCGCATTGGCGAAAAGGCTCCAGGCGCAGTGCCCGGGTCGAGTCTGGGCTGAGGTGCGGGAGACCCGCAGTGGGCGGGGCGATGCGGTTTGGTATGGGCTCCAATTTGCGCGCACGCGCGGGTACGCCTTCGGCATGGAAATGGACGCCGATTTTTCGCATCATCCGCAAGCCATTTCGCAATTCTTAGCGGCGGCGGACGACGCGGATCTGGTCATCGGGTCGCGTCATTTACCGGGGGGTGGCGTGGTCGGCTGGAGCTGGCGGCGACGGGCGGTGCATCGGTTGGCCAGTTGGTTTTCCGATGTCGTGCTCGGCACGCCCACTACCGATCACACCAATGGGTTCCGTTTGTATCGGTTGAGTTGTCTCGATTCGGTCGCCTTAAATGGCGTGGCGGTGCGCGGTTTCGTGGGGCAAACGCTGCGCGCGTATCTGTTTCATCGTCGAGGACACCGTATCCGGGAAGTGCCGGTAGTGTTCTACGAACGGCGGTACGGGGCCTCGAAAATGTCGCTGCGTGAAGCCATCGACGGCGTCTGGACACTTCTGTGGTATCGGCTACGCCATCATCGCGAATGA
- a CDS encoding IS5 family transposase has protein sequence MKPSKSQQDEPQEDLFKNKLRQMIDHRHPLVRLAEVVDWERLDDVFGATYSEDNGRPAISTRLMVALQYLKYTFDVSDEDVVAGWVENPYWQHLSGMKYFEHELPIDPSSMTRWRKRMGEAGAEELLRETIASGLKVKAVKPSQLERLNVDTTVQEKHVRFPTDARLYDRARERLVVESDARGIELRQSYRRKSKHVLLQQSRYAHAKQYRRARKCTKTLRTYLGRVIRDIERKLPNQDEQLAEVLAVSRRIHEQKKDDSGKTYSVHAPEVECISKGKAHKRYEFGCKVSVAATSRGGWFVGARALHGNPYDGHTLAGTMEQVARMMTCKPDEVFVDRGYRGHDYEGSTQIHVDRVRRGNIAKSVWRWMKRRAAIEPGIGHLKHGHRMDRNRLKGQEGDMINAILSAAGMNFSKLLTHPATFLHLIVEALVSRVFLFAMPNPEYYRDPVRA, from the coding sequence ATGAAACCCAGCAAATCTCAGCAAGACGAACCGCAGGAAGACCTCTTCAAGAACAAGTTACGACAGATGATTGACCATCGCCATCCGTTGGTACGATTGGCGGAGGTCGTGGATTGGGAGCGTCTGGACGACGTTTTTGGAGCAACGTACAGTGAGGACAACGGTCGGCCAGCGATCAGCACGCGGCTGATGGTGGCGTTGCAATATTTGAAGTACACGTTTGATGTGAGCGACGAGGATGTGGTGGCAGGATGGGTGGAGAATCCGTACTGGCAGCATCTGAGCGGGATGAAGTATTTTGAGCATGAGTTACCGATCGATCCATCGAGCATGACGCGATGGCGGAAGCGCATGGGCGAGGCGGGAGCAGAAGAGCTGTTGCGCGAGACGATCGCGTCCGGGCTCAAGGTGAAGGCGGTCAAGCCCTCCCAGCTTGAGCGATTGAATGTGGATACGACGGTGCAAGAGAAGCACGTGCGATTTCCGACAGACGCACGGTTGTACGATCGTGCGCGAGAGCGGCTGGTGGTGGAGTCCGATGCGCGTGGTATCGAGCTCCGACAAAGCTATCGGCGAAAGTCGAAGCATGTGCTGTTGCAGCAGAGCCGGTATGCCCATGCGAAGCAGTATCGGCGGGCACGCAAGTGTACGAAGACATTGCGGACGTATCTGGGTCGAGTCATTCGCGACATTGAGCGAAAGTTGCCGAATCAAGACGAACAGCTTGCGGAGGTGCTTGCAGTGAGTCGTCGGATTCACGAGCAGAAGAAAGATGACAGCGGGAAGACGTACAGCGTGCATGCGCCAGAGGTGGAATGCATCAGTAAGGGGAAGGCCCACAAGCGATACGAATTTGGATGCAAGGTGAGTGTGGCAGCGACGAGCCGTGGAGGCTGGTTCGTTGGAGCGCGTGCACTCCATGGGAATCCATATGATGGGCATACCCTTGCGGGAACGATGGAGCAGGTGGCACGCATGATGACGTGCAAACCGGATGAGGTGTTTGTCGATCGTGGATATCGCGGGCATGATTATGAGGGATCAACGCAGATTCATGTGGATCGGGTGCGGCGCGGCAACATTGCAAAGAGTGTGTGGCGATGGATGAAGCGGCGGGCGGCGATTGAGCCCGGCATCGGACACTTAAAACACGGACACCGCATGGACCGCAATCGATTGAAGGGACAGGAAGGCGACATGATCAACGCGATCCTCAGTGCTGCGGGAATGAATTTTTCAAAGTTGCTGACGCATCCAGCAACTTTTTTGCACCTGATTGTTGAAGCGTTGGTCAGTCGGGTGTTTCTCTTTGCGATGCCAAACCCGGAATATTATCGAGATCCAGTAAGGGCATAA